A section of the Salvelinus alpinus chromosome 36, SLU_Salpinus.1, whole genome shotgun sequence genome encodes:
- the LOC139565364 gene encoding putative nuclease HARBI1 isoform X1: MKAQNCVFLSALTMACPFVRDVVDEEALVLRRAFRRERVFRDRLDPLAFPDDHLYERYRFSADGIRYLCRLLGPRIKHRTARSHALSVEQMVCVALRFFASGAFLYSVGDAEQLNKATICRTIRSVCLAIKALADVFISFPGHRRLCDIKEEFYRIAGFPNVIGAVDCTHIRIKAPSGAQADFVNRKSFHSINVQMVCNADCVISNVVAKWPGSVHDSRIFRASEIYQCLSQGEFSGVLLGDRGYGCQPFLLTPFTDPQEAQQAYNHAHARTRARVEMTFGLLKARFHCLHKLRVSPVRACDITVACAVLHNVACLRKERAPRVPPAMDWDNPAIFPDDDSGRLLRDQYVLNYFS; encoded by the exons atgaaggcccaaaattgtgtgttcctttctgctctgacaatggcatgcccattcgtgcgagatgtggtggatgaagaagcacttgtgctgaggagagccttcaggcgagaaagggtcttcagggaccggttggacccactggccttccctgatgaccatctatatgaaagatacaggttttctgcagatggcatcaggtatctatgcagactactgggtcccaggattaagcaccgcactgcacggagccatgcactgagtgtggagcaaatggtttgtgtggccttgcgcttttttgctagtggagccttcctgtactcagtgggggatgcagaacagctgaacaaggccacaatttgccgcacaataaggagtgtgtgtctggctatcaaagcattagcagatgtcttcatctccttccctggccacagaagactctgtgacatcaaagaggagttctataggattgcag gtttccccaatgtcattggtgcagtggactgcacacacataaggataaaagccccctcaggtgcccaggccgattttgtgaataggaaatcctttcacagcattaatgttcag atggtctgcaatgctgactgtgtgatcagcaatgttgtggcaaaatggcctggctcagtccatgactccagaatctttcgggcctctgaaatctatcagtgcctatcacaag gtgaattctctggtgtgttgctgggagacagggggtatggctgccagccttttctcctgacacctttcacagacccccaggaagcacagcaggcctacaaccatgcccatgccaggaccagggccagagttgaaatgacctttggcctcctgaaggcacgctttcactgccttcacaaattaagggtcagccctgttagggcatgtgatattactgtggcttgtgctgtcctccacaatgtggcctgcctgaggaaggagagggcccccagagtgccaccagccatggactgggacaatccggcaatcttccctgatgacgacagtggtcggctgctgagggaccaatatgtgttgaattattttagttag
- the LOC139565364 gene encoding myb/SANT-like DNA-binding domain-containing protein 4 isoform X3: MATRAAYFSPSEAQILMEAYEEVKDIIKKKGNTATVIKQREKAWQSIADRLNALNMNGPKRTWQQVKIKYKNILQNAVKKNTHRQGTGGGSPKADLTPAEDMALELNKGRPVLEGIPGGKETSIGSSQDATRFIQVSGSTVFLLEPPAQAPDDADPGEGPSAAATAHDGDDDEEETISLDSRRHEDPDAIQWENQPGNISSQAIRKLYGNHLRRQIELADIDIQYKKKKMENLALKSEIKKRTIRKLDLEIKKLERELQEDDTAQNKN; this comes from the exons atggcaactagagccgcgtacttttccccgtcggaagcacaaatcctcatggaggcatacgaggaggtaaaagatataattaagaagaaaggcaacaccgccacagtgataaagcaaagagaaaaagcgtggcaaagtattgcagaccgcctgaatgc attaaacatgaacgggccaaaacggacatggcagcaggtcaaaatcaaatacaagaacattctgcagaatg cagtgaaaaagaatacccacagacaaggcacgggtggtgggtcaccaaaggctgaccttaccccagcagaggacatggccttggagctaaataaaggcaggcccgtcttagaggggatccctggggggaaagagacgagcataggttcctcccaagatgccacccgcttcattcaag tgtctggcagcactgtgttcctgttagagccaccagcacaagcaccagacgatgctgatcca ggtgaaggccccagtgcagcagcaacagcacatgatggagacgatgatgaggaggagaccatctctctggattccagaaggcatgag gacccagatgctatacagtgggaaaaccagcctggcaacata agctcacaagctatcagaaagttgtatggcaaccacctccggcgccaaatagaactggcagacatagacattcagtacaagaagaaaaagatggaaaatcttgcactgaagtccgaaataaaaaagaggacaattaggaaactggaccttgaaataaaaaaacttgagagggag ctccaagaagatgacacagctcaaaataaaaattag
- the LOC139565364 gene encoding myb/SANT-like DNA-binding domain-containing protein 4 isoform X2 produces MATRAAYFSPSEAQILMEAYEEVKDIIKKKGNTATVIKQREKAWQSIADRLNALNMNGPKRTWQQVKIKYKNILQNAVKKNTHRQGTGGGSPKADLTPAEDMALELNKGRPVLEGIPGGKETSIGSSQDATRFIQVSGSTVFLLEPPAQAPDDADPGEGPSAAATAHDGDDDEEETISLDSRRHEDPDAIQWENQPGNISSQAIRKLYGNHLRRQIELADIDIQYKKKKMENLALKSEIKKRTIRKLDLEIKKLEREVRYAFNVHCMLTVTQMY; encoded by the exons atggcaactagagccgcgtacttttccccgtcggaagcacaaatcctcatggaggcatacgaggaggtaaaagatataattaagaagaaaggcaacaccgccacagtgataaagcaaagagaaaaagcgtggcaaagtattgcagaccgcctgaatgc attaaacatgaacgggccaaaacggacatggcagcaggtcaaaatcaaatacaagaacattctgcagaatg cagtgaaaaagaatacccacagacaaggcacgggtggtgggtcaccaaaggctgaccttaccccagcagaggacatggccttggagctaaataaaggcaggcccgtcttagaggggatccctggggggaaagagacgagcataggttcctcccaagatgccacccgcttcattcaag tgtctggcagcactgtgttcctgttagagccaccagcacaagcaccagacgatgctgatcca ggtgaaggccccagtgcagcagcaacagcacatgatggagacgatgatgaggaggagaccatctctctggattccagaaggcatgag gacccagatgctatacagtgggaaaaccagcctggcaacata agctcacaagctatcagaaagttgtatggcaaccacctccggcgccaaatagaactggcagacatagacattcagtacaagaagaaaaagatggaaaatcttgcactgaagtccgaaataaaaaagaggacaattaggaaactggaccttgaaataaaaaaacttgagagggaggtgagatatgccttcaatgtacactgtatgctaactgtaacacaaatgtattaa
- the LOC139565368 gene encoding hemoglobin subunit alpha-1-like has product MSLTAKDKKMVKAFWAKVAGKAEDIGCDALSRMLVVYPQTKTYFSHWKDLSPGSAPVRKHGGTIMGGIGLAVASIDDINAGLLALSELHAFQLRVDPANFKILSHNILVVLAVMFPNEFNPEAHVAMDKFLAAVGRALSEKYR; this is encoded by the exons ATGAGTCTCACCGCTAAGGACAAGAAAATGGTCAAGGCCTTCTGGGCCAAGGTGGCCGGCAAGGCTGAGGACATCGGATGCGATGCTCTGTCTAG GATGCTGGTTGTGTACCCCCAGACCAAGACCTACTTCTCCCACTGGAAGGACCTGAGCCCCGGCTCTGCCCCAGTCAGGAAGCACGGTGGGACCATCATGGGAGGCATCGGTTTAGCCGTGGCCAGCATCGACGACATCAACGCAGGTCTCCTCGCCCTCAGCGAGCTGCACGCCTTCCAGCTGCGTGTTGATCCCGCTAACTTCAAG ATCCTGTCCCACAACATCTTGGTGGTGCTGGCTGTCATGTTCCCCAATGAATTCAACCCCGAAGCTCATGTGGCTATGGACAAGTTCCTGGCCGCGGTGGGCCGGGCTCTGTCTGAGAAGTACCGATAA
- the LOC139565365 gene encoding hemoglobin subunit beta isoform X2, with amino-acid sequence MVQWTDFERATIQSVFEKMDYDDVGPAALSRCLIVYPWTQRYFGNFGNLYNAAAIQGNPMVAAHGKTVLHGLDRAVKNMDDIKATYAELSVLHSEKLHVDPDNFRLLADCLTIVVAARMGAAFTADVQGAFQKFLAVVVSSLGRQYH; translated from the exons ATGGTTCAGTGGACAGACTTTGAGCGCGCCACCATTCAGAGCGTCTTCGAGAAGATGGACTACGATGACGTAGGCCCCGCGGCTCTTTCCAG GTGTCTGATCGTGTACCCCTGGACCCAGAGGTATTTCGGTAACTTCGGAAACCTGTACAACGCTGCTGCCATCCAGGGAAACCCAATGGTCGCCGCTCACGGAAAGACCGTTCTGCACGGACTGGACCGGGCTGTCAAGAACATGGATGACATCAAGGCCACCTACGCAGAGCTGAGCGTGCTGCACTCCGAGAAACTGCACGTGGATCCCGACAACTTCCGG CTGCTGGCTGACTGCCTTACTATTGTTGTTGCTGCGAGAATGGGTGCTGCCTTCACCGCTGATGTCCAGGGCGCTTTCCAGAAGTTCCTGGCCGTCGTGGTGAGCTCCCTGGGCAGACAGTACCACTAG
- the LOC139565365 gene encoding hemoglobin subunit beta isoform X1 produces the protein MVQWTDFERATIQSVFEKMDYDDVGPAALSRCLIVYPWTQRYFGNFGNLYNAAAIQGNPMVAAHGKTVLHGLDRAVKNMDDIKATYAELSVLHSEKLHVDPDNFRVKLNVLLHTRYLPIYYNSVAEWVFLHVHGSFLLQLLADCLTIVVAARMGAAFTADVQGAFQKFLAVVVSSLGRQYH, from the exons ATGGTTCAGTGGACAGACTTTGAGCGCGCCACCATTCAGAGCGTCTTCGAGAAGATGGACTACGATGACGTAGGCCCCGCGGCTCTTTCCAG GTGTCTGATCGTGTACCCCTGGACCCAGAGGTATTTCGGTAACTTCGGAAACCTGTACAACGCTGCTGCCATCCAGGGAAACCCAATGGTCGCCGCTCACGGAAAGACCGTTCTGCACGGACTGGACCGGGCTGTCAAGAACATGGATGACATCAAGGCCACCTACGCAGAGCTGAGCGTGCTGCACTCCGAGAAACTGCACGTGGATCCCGACAACTTCCGGGTAAAGTTAAATGTTCTACTTCATACAAGGTACTTGCCTATCTATTATAATAGTGTGGCAGAATGGGTTTTCTTACATGTCCATGGCTCCTTTCTTTTGCAGCTGCTGGCTGACTGCCTTACTATTGTTGTTGCTGCGAGAATGGGTGCTGCCTTCACCGCTGATGTCCAGGGCGCTTTCCAGAAGTTCCTGGCCGTCGTGGTGAGCTCCCTGGGCAGACAGTACCACTAG
- the LOC139565369 gene encoding hemoglobin embryonic subunit alpha-like isoform X3, protein MLLQYPQTKTYFSHWSDLIPGSAPVRKHGKTIMGGVGEAVAKINDLSAGLLTLSELHAFQIRIDPANFKILSHNIWVMLAILFPADFTPEVHVSVDKFLAELALALAEIYR, encoded by the exons ATGT TACTCCAGTACCCCCAGACCAAGACATACTTCTCCCACTGGTCGGACCTGATTCCCGGTTCTGCCCCGGTCAGGAAGCATGGTAAGACCATCATGGGAGGCGTCGGTGAAGCCGTGGCCAAGATCAACGACCTCAGCGCAGGTCTCCTCACCCTCAGCGAGCTGCACGCCTTCCAGATACGTATAGATCCAGCCAACTTCAAG ATCCTGTCCCACAACATATGGGTGATGCTGGCCATTTTGTTCCCCGCTGACTTCACTCCAGAGGTTCATGTGTCCGTGGACAAGTTCCTGGCCGAACTGGCCCTGGCTCTGGCCGAAATTTACAGATAA
- the LOC139565369 gene encoding hemoglobin embryonic subunit alpha-like isoform X1, whose protein sequence is MSLVVLSAQRRDDHGQELLQGRLDVWREGQNNVLQYPQTKTYFSHWSDLIPGSAPVRKHGKTIMGGVGEAVAKINDLSAGLLTLSELHAFQIRIDPANFKILSHNIWVMLAILFPADFTPEVHVSVDKFLAELALALAEIYR, encoded by the exons ATGTCTCTAGTGGTACTGTCTGCCCAGCGCAGAGACGACCACGGTCAGGAACTTCTGCAAGGCCGCTTGGACGTCTGGCGTGAAGGCCAGAACAATG TACTCCAGTACCCCCAGACCAAGACATACTTCTCCCACTGGTCGGACCTGATTCCCGGTTCTGCCCCGGTCAGGAAGCATGGTAAGACCATCATGGGAGGCGTCGGTGAAGCCGTGGCCAAGATCAACGACCTCAGCGCAGGTCTCCTCACCCTCAGCGAGCTGCACGCCTTCCAGATACGTATAGATCCAGCCAACTTCAAG ATCCTGTCCCACAACATATGGGTGATGCTGGCCATTTTGTTCCCCGCTGACTTCACTCCAGAGGTTCATGTGTCCGTGGACAAGTTCCTGGCCGAACTGGCCCTGGCTCTGGCCGAAATTTACAGATAA
- the LOC139565369 gene encoding hemoglobin embryonic subunit alpha-like isoform X2, with protein sequence MSPFVRCVDKIGVIRFVKKNIDCLVLQYPQTKTYFSHWSDLIPGSAPVRKHGKTIMGGVGEAVAKINDLSAGLLTLSELHAFQIRIDPANFKILSHNIWVMLAILFPADFTPEVHVSVDKFLAELALALAEIYR encoded by the exons ATGTCACCGTTTGTCAGGTGCGTGGATAAAATCGGAGTAATACGTTTTGTCAAGAAGAATATTGATTGTTTGG TACTCCAGTACCCCCAGACCAAGACATACTTCTCCCACTGGTCGGACCTGATTCCCGGTTCTGCCCCGGTCAGGAAGCATGGTAAGACCATCATGGGAGGCGTCGGTGAAGCCGTGGCCAAGATCAACGACCTCAGCGCAGGTCTCCTCACCCTCAGCGAGCTGCACGCCTTCCAGATACGTATAGATCCAGCCAACTTCAAG ATCCTGTCCCACAACATATGGGTGATGCTGGCCATTTTGTTCCCCGCTGACTTCACTCCAGAGGTTCATGTGTCCGTGGACAAGTTCCTGGCCGAACTGGCCCTGGCTCTGGCCGAAATTTACAGATAA
- the LOC139565369 gene encoding hemoglobin embryonic subunit alpha-like isoform X4: protein MGGVGEAVAKINDLSAGLLTLSELHAFQIRIDPANFKILSHNIWVMLAILFPADFTPEVHVSVDKFLAELALALAEIYR from the exons ATGGGAGGCGTCGGTGAAGCCGTGGCCAAGATCAACGACCTCAGCGCAGGTCTCCTCACCCTCAGCGAGCTGCACGCCTTCCAGATACGTATAGATCCAGCCAACTTCAAG ATCCTGTCCCACAACATATGGGTGATGCTGGCCATTTTGTTCCCCGCTGACTTCACTCCAGAGGTTCATGTGTCCGTGGACAAGTTCCTGGCCGAACTGGCCCTGGCTCTGGCCGAAATTTACAGATAA